Sequence from the Herbaspirillum sp. meg3 genome:
CACGCACGTTGAAGTGTGTGCCGCGATGATCAATCGGATTGACCTTGTCCGGATCGGCATAGCGCCCGCCGGCCGTATCCAGCAAGAGCGCTTCCGGTTGCCAGCTGCGCCACAGCTTGTGCGTGACATCGAGAAATTCGTCGGCACGGTCATAGCGCTCGTCATGTCCCAGCGTCTCGCGCAGGCCGAAGTTATCGGCCTCGCCCTGATTGACCGAGGTCACGACATTCCATGCCGCGCGTCCCGCCGACAGATGGTCGAGTGTGGAGAATTCCCGCGCCAGACTATAAGGCTGCGAATACGTCGTCGAACGCGTGGCGCCGAGGCCGACGCGCGACGTCACTGCTGCAATCGCACCCAGCACCGGCAACGGATCCATACGCGTCGCGTCCTGATCACCGTAGGCAAGGCCATAGCGATGATTGCCGCCGAAACGTGTCGACACCGCCAGCCGATCCGCAAAAAACAGCAAGTCGAACTTGCCGCGTTCCAGCGTCTGGGCAATGCGTTTGTAGTAATCCAGCGTCAGGAAGTCGCCGGGCTGGCTCTGCGGATGCCGCCACAGCACCTGGCTGTGAGCGGCATTGCCGGCGATGAGAAAGGCGGCAAGGTGGATCGGCTTTTGGATCGTCATGGTAATGGTTGCTTACAACAGTGCTTCGCCGTAGACCTTGTCCTTGACCTGTACCGGATTCTTGATCAGATTCAGCTTGTAGAAGGCTTCGACGATTTGCTGTTGTTCCTGAATGATGCCGGCATCGATCGGCACCGTGGTGTAGTTGCGGCGCTCGGTTGCCAGACGCAACACCTTGGCGTCGACACCCAGCTGCGGCGCCAGCAGATCGGCAGTTTCCTGCGGATGCGCCTGCGTCCAGTTGTTGGTCTTCTTCAGTTCTGCAAACAGGATGCGGATGATGTTCTTGTTCTGGTCGACGAACTTCGGCGTGGCCAGATGGAAGGTGCGATTGTTCGACAGGCCGGTGCCGTCACGCAGAATGCGCGGACGCGTCGCCAGTTCCTGACCGGCGAGGAAGGGATCCCACAGACCTGCCGCATCGACATTCCCCGATTGAAAAGCCGCGCGCACATCGGCGGCGTTGGAAACATACACCGGCACGATATCGTTGTAGCTCAGGCCGGCTTCTTCCAGTGCGCGCACCAGCAGGTATTGCACATTCCAGCCACGGCCCAGCGCGACCTTCTTGCCCTTCAATTCCTTGATCGAACGGATCGGCGAATCCTGCGCAACAAAGATGCCGATGCCTTTCGGATACGGTTGCTCGGCGGCCAGATAGACGGCGTTCACGCCGGAAGCATTGGCGAACACAGACGGCGTGTCGGCGGCATGGCCGAAATCGATGGCGTCGGCATTTAAGGCTTCAGTCAGCTGCGGCCCGGCAGCGAATTCAAACCACTTCACTTTCCAGCCCAGCGGCGCCAACGCTTTTTCCAGATTGCCGGTGCCCTTGAGGATATTGAGCGTGTTGAACTTCTGATAGCCGATGCGCAGCGTGCGTTCTTCGGCAGCGCTGCTCCATGCTGCTGTACCGGCCAGCGTTGCTGCTGCCGTCGCTTGCAAGATCAGGCGTCGTTTATTCGATGTTGTCATGTCCTGCCCCGTAGAATGGTGTGGGCGACAAGACTAAACAAATCAGTGTGGAATCAGAACGAATGCTTTCGATGATGCTTAGATGATTTCTGCATATCCTCGGCGCGACGACATGCAAATATTGATCACGACAAATTAGGGCTTGATTCGGAATTGATCATAGGTCCATCCACAACCGATCAGGCATCGCCCAGCAAATCGTGTGCATTAAGGATGTTAAAGGCGATCTCGGGATTGTTTTCCAGGCATCTGCGAATCGCTGCCGGCACCGCCTGGCGCGTCTTCTTGCACAGACCGGGGCGATCTTCCAACAGGATCATGAAGCCGCGCACGGTGCGCACTTCACGCGGGCTGGGGGTAATGTGCAGGACAACGCCGAGCTGCTTGTACAGCAGGTTGCTGACGTGCTGAAGGTCTTCGTAGCTGTTGATGCGATCAATGCGTTCGATCAGCCTGCGCTCCTGTTCTTGCGTCAGTGTCAGGACGCGCAGATCGGTGTCAATACCTGCGCGGGCATTGCCGAGCAGGTTTTCGCGATCGCAGACACACGCGCCGGGCGGGCACTCCTTGCGAATGGGGATACCGGAAATCGACTGCAACATGCCAACTCCTGAATGGCGACTTTCAACCAAGGACCGATTTTCACTTCCGTCTTGCCATAGTATAGCGGGTTGTATACTGAGGACTTCGCAACCCGCGCCCGGCACTTTGCATTTTGCACCCTGCCGCAGTGCCATTGCCTCACCACTACGAAAGCCATCATGAGTACCCTGCCAGCCTGTCCGCAATGCCAATCCGAATTCACCTATGAAGACGGTGGGCTCTATATCTGTCCCGAATGTGCGCATGAATGGTCGGCACAAGCGGCAGAGACTGCGGAAGAAACCACCAAAGTGTGGCGCGACGCCGCCGGCAATATTTTGCAGGACGGCGACACCGTCAGCGTGATCAAGGATCTCAAACTCAAGGGCGGCGGCGGCGTCGTCAAGATCGGCACCAAGGTCAAGAACATCCGTCTGGTCGACGGCGATCATGACATCGACTGCAAGATCGACGGTTTCGGCCAGATGGGCCTGAAGACCGAGTTTGTTAAAAAAGTCTGAAGAATAAAATCTGAAAAACCTTCAACGAGGAGACACCCTGATGTCCGAGGTATTGATGCTGGGTTTGATGGGCTACGGTTTTGCCGGCTCCACCTTCCACGCACCGGTGATCGCGCATAGCGGCCGCACGGCGGTTGCCGTGATCGCGACGTCGCAGGCCGAGCGCGCCCGCGCCGACTATCCTGATGCCGACATCGTCCCTGATTTCGATGCCTTGCTGGCCCGCGAGGACATCCGTTGCATCGTCATTGCCACACCCAACGATACCCATTTTGACCTCGCACGCCGCGCGTTGAACGCAGGCAAGCATGTCGTCGTCGACAAGCCGGTGACCTTGTCCGGCGCCGATGCGCAAACGCTGGCAGCTTTAGCGGCGCAGCACGGCTTGCTGTTTGCGCCATTTCATAATCGGCGCTGGGACGGCGACTTCATGACCTTGCGCGCGTTGATTGCGAACGGCAAGTTGGGACGCGTGACGCACTACGAGTCGCACTTCGATCGTTTCCGCCCGGTGATTCCGAAACGCTGGCGTGAAGAAGCCGCACATGGCGGCGGTCTGTTGTTTGACCTCGGGCCGCATCTGATCGATCAGGCGCTGGCCTTGTTCGGTGCGCCGCAATCCATCTCGGCGACTGTAAAGCAGCAGCGCGACAATGCGCAGGTGCCGGACTACGTCCATCTCCAGCTGCACTATGCCGACAAGGAAGTGATCCTCCACGCCAGCGCGTTGACGGCCTTGCCTCCGCCGCGCTTCACTGTGCATGGCACGCGGGGCAGCTATGTCATCAACGGCCTCGACGTGCAGGAAGATCAGCTGAAGGCGGGTTTGCGTCCCGGCGACCCTGACTTTGGAAAGAACGCAGCGGGCCTCTTGCGCGAAGCCGATGGCGATCGCGACACGCAGTCGGCTTGCGCCACGCAGGACGGCGATTACGTCGGCTTCTATCGCGCACTGGCAGCGTCGGTGCTTGACGGCAAGCCTTTCCCGGTCGCAGCGCAAGATGCGGTTGACGTGATGACCATCATTGACCTCGCCATCCGCAGCGATGCCGAGGGACGGCGTTTGCCGTTTTTGCCCGCCGGCGACGCCTGAGAGCAAACAGGGACGATCCCTGCATCGTCCTTGCATTGTCCTTGCTTGTCCCGTTGATGTAAGAACGGAGGCTGCCGTACGACTAAGCCTCAATACAAAACATCATCAGCGAGGGCGGCAATGAACGAAAGGCTTTGGAGTTTTTCCGGCGGCGATCACGGGCAATGGCGCGTCACCAGCGTAACCGCCATCACCGGCGCGTCATTGGCCATGGCATCCCAGCTCGATGTCGTCAATGGCGTGCCATCCAGTCCCTCCGTATGGACTCTGCAAGGCGTCACCAGCAACGAACGCTATGTGCAGCAAGATGAAAAACAGAAGCTCGTTGCCGTTCAGCAAAGTCTGGGACGCGCATCGTCCACGCAAGCTGCACTGATTCCGATTCGCAAGAACGCCGCATGGTGGGCGTTGACCCAGGATGAGCGGCGCGACATCCTCGAAGCCAAATCACGCCACATCGACATCGGCCTGCGGTATCTGCCGCCGATTGCTCGCCGCTTGCATCACTGTCGCGATCTTGCCACGGCTCAACCCTACGATTTTCTGACCTGGTTTGAATTCGCGCCTGAGCACGCCACTGCCTTCGACGATTTGCTCGGTGCTCTGCGCAGCACGCCGGAATGGGCCTATGTCGAACGCGAAACTGAGGTGCGTTTGCAGCGCAATTGAGACAGCAGAGTCGTCCGCAAATCCGCACTACGCGATGCTGCGCAGCAATAATGTAGCTTTCCGGACAATATATATTTTCGCTGGGTTTAAAACGCGGTAATCTGCATTTAAGCCCGGCGCCATGGGCGAGGGGATACATTAAAACGACAGTGAGCGGGGGACGGTCATCATCATGAAACAACTTTCCAACATGCGGATTTCCAGCCGCCTGATTTTCGGTTTTGCCATCGTTCTCATCCTGGCGATCATCTCCACGTCGATGGGATTGATCAACGCCCGGCGCAATGCAGAATCCACCCGTGCCATGATGGAGATGCCGCTGGCCAAAGAGCGGCTGGTGGCGGACTGGTTCGTGCTCACTTATTCGGCGATCGTGCGCACATCGATGATTGCGCGCAGCTCCGACGCCAATCTATCGGAAACCTTCAAGGAAGCCATTGCCGCCAGTGTCGTGTCCGGCAGCGCCATCATTAAACAGATCGAGCCACGCCTGAGTTCGGAAGACGAAAAGGCCTTGTTCAAGGAAATCGTTGCCGCGCGCGCCAAGTACCAGACCGCCAAGGAAGTGGTGATGAACACCCGCAAGAACGGTGACGCCGCCGCCGCCGAGAAGGCTTACAAAGAAGTGTTCGAGCCGGCATCCAAGGCCTATGCCGACAAGGTCAACGCCTTGCTGGCAATGCAGCGCAAGGCCATCGACCAGATGGCGCTCGACATCGACCGCACCAATACCCACGGCATGCAGCTGATGATGGTGCTGGGAGTCCTGTTGGTCATCATCAGCGTCGTCGCGGTACTGATTATTTCGCGCAGCATCACGACGCCGTTGAAGCGCGCATTGCAAGTCGCCAAGATGGTGGCGGCAGGCGACCTCACCGCCCATATCGAGAAGCAGGGCAAGGATGAAATTGCCGAACTGATGCAGGCGCTCGACGAGATGAACGAAGCGTTGCGCAAGATCGTGTCGGAAGTACAGATGGGCACCGAATCGATTTCGACCGCCGCCAACGAAATCGCCTCCGGCAATTTCGACCTCTCTTCACGCACCGAACAGCAGGCCGGTTCGCTGGAAGAAACCGCTGCTTCGATTGAACAGCTGACCTCCACCGTCAAGCAGAACGCCGAGAACGCGCGTCAGGCCAACGAACTCGCACAGAGCGCATCCGACGTCGCCGTCAAAGGTAGTGGGGTCGTATCACAGGTAGTCGACACCATGGGCGCCATCAACGAATCGTCGAACAAGATCGTCGACATCATCAGTGTCATCGATGGCATTGCCTTCCAGACCAACATCCTCGCCTTGAATGCTGCCGTGGAAGCAGCACGCGCCGGCGAACAGGGCCGCGGCTTTGCGGTGGTGGCGTCGGAAGTGCGTAGCCTGGCGCAACGCAGCGCGGCCGCCGCCAAGGAAATCAAGACACTGATCGGCGACTCGGTGGAAAAGGTCGGCTCCGGCAGCAAGCTGGTGGAGCAAGCCGGTGCGACCATGAGCGAGATGGTGGAAAGCGTCAAGCGCGTCACCTTGATCATGGGCGAAATCGCCACCGCCAGCCACGAACAAAGCGCCGGTATCGAACAGATCAACCAGGCCGTGACCGAGATGGACAACACCACGCAACAGAACGCTGCGCTGGTGGAGCAGGCAACCGCCACGTCGGAACTTCTGCAAGCCCAGGCCGGCAAACTGGCCGAGGCCGGACGGCAATTCAAACTGGGGCGCGTCTGACCGGTTGCAATGCGCAATGTAAAACGGGCGCCTTTTTACAGGCGCCCGTTTTATTTTGTCATCATGAGTGACGGTGATGTCCCGTCAGAATGTTTCCCAATCTTCCGAGCCGTCGTTGACCGGTTTTCTGGCCGGTTGCGGCGGCGGGATAAGGCGTGTAGCAGGTTCTCTTGAACCGCGTGTGATCGCCGCAGGACGTTCCGGCGAGACATTCCTGAGCGGCGAGCGTGTTGCGGCGCCGGAGTTTGCACGCGGTGCTGTATAAGATGGTGTGATAGCAACACCATTGGCATCCAGCTTGAACACACTGACAACCTGCGCCAGACGCGCGGCCTGGTCCTGTAGCGAACCCGCCGCCGCAGCAGCCTGCTCGACCAGCGCTGCATTTTGCTGCGTGACCTGGTCCATTTGTGTAATGGCGTGATTGACCTCGGCGATGCCCGTGCTTTGTTCCTGCGTTGCGGCGCTGATTTCTGCAACGATATCGCTGACGCGTTTGACACTGCTGACGACGTCGGACATTGTCTTGCCGGCCTGCTCTACCAGACGCGTGCCGGAGCCGACCTTGTCGACGGAATCGTCGATCAGCGATTTGATTTCCTTGGCGGCCGATGCCGAGCGTTGCGCCAGGCTGCGCACTTCCGACGCCACCACCGCAAAGCCGCGGCCCTGTTCGCCGGCGCGTGCTGCTTCTACGGCAGCATTCAAGGCGAGGATGTTGGTCTGGAAAGCGATGCCGTCAATCACGCTGATGATGTCGACGATACGGCGCGAAGATTCGTTGATGGCGTCCATGGTATCGACCACCTGCCCGACCACGTTACCGCCTTCAACGGCGACTTTGGATGCCGACAAGGCGAGTTGATTGGCTTCGCGCGCGTTGTCGGCGTTCTGCTTGACGGTGGAGGTCAGCTGTTCGACGGCAGAGGCGGTTTCTTCCAGCGAACCGGCTTGCTGCTCGGTGCGCGAAGACAGATCGAGATTGCCGGTCGCGATTTCGGAGGACGCGGTGGCGATGGTGTCGGCGCCCGAGCGCACTTCGCGCACGGTCTTGAGCAGGTTCTGCGTCATGTCGTGCAGGCCTTGCAGCAACTGGCCTATTTCATCCTTGCGATCCACCACGACATGCGTGCTGAGATCGCCTGCTGCGACGGCTGCCGTAGCTTGTACGGCGCGGTGCAGTGGACGCGTGATGCCCTCGGCCAGGCGCCATGAAATCACGATACCCAGCAGCAGCGCAATGACGCCGACCGCGATCAGGATCGCGCGGCCGGAACGATATTGATCGTCGACGATAGCGGCATTGCGATTGATCACATCCTTTTGGTGAATGGCCACCGCATTGACACGTGCCGAGTATTCCTTCATGGCTGGAATCAGCTTGCTGTCGAGTTCGGCCAAGGCGCCGGCTTCATCGCCAGCCTCTTTCATTTTGAAAACCTTGTTGCGCAAATCGTTGTATACCTTGCGCTGATCCAGCAGCGCGTTAAACAATTTTCGCCCTTCGTCGGACTTGACCATCTCATCGAGCTGCTTCTGAACGGCGCTGGTGCGATCGACAGTCCCGGCAACCTGATCCTTGAAGAACTTTTGATGATCGGCGTTATTGCTCTTGATGAACGCCACGGTGCGCACGCCATTGGCGTCGATATTGGCGGCCCATTCGGAGGCCAGCCGTTCTTTCTGAAGATCCTGGCTGATCATGCTTGCGGTGCGGCTGCCGATATCCTGCAGGCGCCATACGCCGATCACCGTCATCAACACCAGCAGGGATAACACCAGCGCAAAGCCGAGTCCCAGTCGCGAACCAATACGGATATTTTTCATGTTTGTCTCGTCCAGATATTGTTGTTCCCGTACCGGGGATGCACGGGGCAAGACGCATAGTAGTTCAGCACGCAGCGTCGCAATTGAGCGAAAAAGCCGGTAAAGCGGCGCTTTATAGCCGCTGTAACTGACTACATGACAACGATGTTTGTGTTTGTTGTTGAAAGATCAATCAACGTGACATCAGTCCATCAGACTGCCGATCTGCCGGTGGTGACGTTGCCGTCATTGCGCACGACGCGATTACGCCCCTGCGATTTGGCGAGATACATCGCGGCATCGGCCAAGCGCAATAAGGTGTCCGTGCTCATGCTGTCGTCGACCTGCACGGCGATGACACCGATGCTGCAGGTGACGAAGCCGAAGGGCGAATCTTCGTGCGGAATATGCAGGTTCTCGATGGCGGCCCGGATATTTTCGGCCAGTTGCATGGCGCGTTCGCTGTCGCTCTCAGCCACGATGACGGAGAACTCTTCGCCGCCGTAACGCGCCGCCAGGTCGGTGGCGCGGCGCGAGCTGGTGCGCAGGATCTGCGCCACGGTGCGCAGGCAGGCGTCGCCGGCCAGATGGCCGTAGCGGTCGTTGTAATTCTTGAAAAAATCCACATCCAGCATCAACAGCGCCAGCGGCTTTTGCGATCGTACGGCACGCCGCAATTCGCTGGTCAGCGCTTCGTCGAAACGGCGCCGGTTGGCGATGCCGGTCAGGCTGTCGGTGGCGCTGAGGGCTTCAAGCTGTTGATTGGCCAGCTCCAGCTCACGCGTGCGCGCGGCAACCTGTTCTTCCAGATGTTCGTTGTGCTGATAGACCTTGCTGGCCATTTCATTGAAGCGCTGCGACAGCACGGTGATCTCATCCTTACCCTCGTAATCCATGCGGATCAGGTAGTTGCCTGTCTTGGTCTCTTTCATGACGCCGACCAGCTGTTTGAGCGGCAACGAGATGCTGCGCGCAATGATGAAGGACAGGGCGAACGACACGATGAAGCACAGCACACCGATCAGGATGATCTTATTGCGGATCGATCGTACTTCGGCATTGAGCGCATTGAGCGGCGTGGTGCTGACCACCATCCAGTCGGTATGCGGAATCGGGGCAAAGGCGGCCAGATGTTTCTTCTTGTTGCTGTCCTGATAAGAGGTGAAATCTTTGCCGCCACTGGCGACCGTCTGGGCGATCGCTGCGACCAGACCTGACTCAACCGCATCGCTGTTGTCCTGGCCGCCGCTGACGACAATACGGCCATCACGGCTGTCGACCACGAACAGCCGTGAGCCATAGCCCAGATCGACT
This genomic interval carries:
- a CDS encoding sulfonate ABC transporter substrate-binding protein, whose protein sequence is MTTSNKRRLILQATAAATLAGTAAWSSAAEERTLRIGYQKFNTLNILKGTGNLEKALAPLGWKVKWFEFAAGPQLTEALNADAIDFGHAADTPSVFANASGVNAVYLAAEQPYPKGIGIFVAQDSPIRSIKELKGKKVALGRGWNVQYLLVRALEEAGLSYNDIVPVYVSNAADVRAAFQSGNVDAAGLWDPFLAGQELATRPRILRDGTGLSNNRTFHLATPKFVDQNKNIIRILFAELKKTNNWTQAHPQETADLLAPQLGVDAKVLRLATERRNYTTVPIDAGIIQEQQQIVEAFYKLNLIKNPVQVKDKVYGEALL
- a CDS encoding methyl-accepting chemotaxis protein; its protein translation is MKNIRIGSRLGLGFALVLSLLVLMTVIGVWRLQDIGSRTASMISQDLQKERLASEWAANIDANGVRTVAFIKSNNADHQKFFKDQVAGTVDRTSAVQKQLDEMVKSDEGRKLFNALLDQRKVYNDLRNKVFKMKEAGDEAGALAELDSKLIPAMKEYSARVNAVAIHQKDVINRNAAIVDDQYRSGRAILIAVGVIALLLGIVISWRLAEGITRPLHRAVQATAAVAAGDLSTHVVVDRKDEIGQLLQGLHDMTQNLLKTVREVRSGADTIATASSEIATGNLDLSSRTEQQAGSLEETASAVEQLTSTVKQNADNAREANQLALSASKVAVEGGNVVGQVVDTMDAINESSRRIVDIISVIDGIAFQTNILALNAAVEAARAGEQGRGFAVVASEVRSLAQRSASAAKEIKSLIDDSVDKVGSGTRLVEQAGKTMSDVVSSVKRVSDIVAEISAATQEQSTGIAEVNHAITQMDQVTQQNAALVEQAAAAAGSLQDQAARLAQVVSVFKLDANGVAITPSYTAPRANSGAATRSPLRNVSPERPAAITRGSREPATRLIPPPQPARKPVNDGSEDWETF
- a CDS encoding chlorite dismutase family protein, translating into MNERLWSFSGGDHGQWRVTSVTAITGASLAMASQLDVVNGVPSSPSVWTLQGVTSNERYVQQDEKQKLVAVQQSLGRASSTQAALIPIRKNAAWWALTQDERRDILEAKSRHIDIGLRYLPPIARRLHHCRDLATAQPYDFLTWFEFAPEHATAFDDLLGALRSTPEWAYVERETEVRLQRN
- a CDS encoding diguanylate cyclase, with the translated sequence MAMKKALDFVSLKLLRKIEIRYRLINSFVLVSLVPLLIAGIVAYRESSSASQEKIRIFAGEVVKQVAQNMLQQVEKIESSSEELVVSERMQNALSAYYSGSESDRAAARAGMTRLMLENYGSFEYINQKYVLDRKHRIIDSQVFAQLGNGVTHFAEDAPDMKGRPYWSVYSTAAGQKSVVMLRDILFKSNNRRAGTLFIGLKPTHFSRIFDSVDLGYGSRLFVVDSRDGRIVVSGGQDNSDAVESGLVAAIAQTVASGGKDFTSYQDSNKKKHLAAFAPIPHTDWMVVSTTPLNALNAEVRSIRNKIILIGVLCFIVSFALSFIIARSISLPLKQLVGVMKETKTGNYLIRMDYEGKDEITVLSQRFNEMASKVYQHNEHLEEQVAARTRELELANQQLEALSATDSLTGIANRRRFDEALTSELRRAVRSQKPLALLMLDVDFFKNYNDRYGHLAGDACLRTVAQILRTSSRRATDLAARYGGEEFSVIVAESDSERAMQLAENIRAAIENLHIPHEDSPFGFVTCSIGVIAVQVDDSMSTDTLLRLADAAMYLAKSQGRNRVVRNDGNVTTGRSAV
- a CDS encoding methyl-accepting chemotaxis protein yields the protein MKQLSNMRISSRLIFGFAIVLILAIISTSMGLINARRNAESTRAMMEMPLAKERLVADWFVLTYSAIVRTSMIARSSDANLSETFKEAIAASVVSGSAIIKQIEPRLSSEDEKALFKEIVAARAKYQTAKEVVMNTRKNGDAAAAEKAYKEVFEPASKAYADKVNALLAMQRKAIDQMALDIDRTNTHGMQLMMVLGVLLVIISVVAVLIISRSITTPLKRALQVAKMVAAGDLTAHIEKQGKDEIAELMQALDEMNEALRKIVSEVQMGTESISTAANEIASGNFDLSSRTEQQAGSLEETAASIEQLTSTVKQNAENARQANELAQSASDVAVKGSGVVSQVVDTMGAINESSNKIVDIISVIDGIAFQTNILALNAAVEAARAGEQGRGFAVVASEVRSLAQRSAAAAKEIKTLIGDSVEKVGSGSKLVEQAGATMSEMVESVKRVTLIMGEIATASHEQSAGIEQINQAVTEMDNTTQQNAALVEQATATSELLQAQAGKLAEAGRQFKLGRV
- a CDS encoding zinc ribbon domain-containing protein YjdM yields the protein MSTLPACPQCQSEFTYEDGGLYICPECAHEWSAQAAETAEETTKVWRDAAGNILQDGDTVSVIKDLKLKGGGGVVKIGTKVKNIRLVDGDHDIDCKIDGFGQMGLKTEFVKKV
- a CDS encoding oxidoreductase, whose product is MSEVLMLGLMGYGFAGSTFHAPVIAHSGRTAVAVIATSQAERARADYPDADIVPDFDALLAREDIRCIVIATPNDTHFDLARRALNAGKHVVVDKPVTLSGADAQTLAALAAQHGLLFAPFHNRRWDGDFMTLRALIANGKLGRVTHYESHFDRFRPVIPKRWREEAAHGGGLLFDLGPHLIDQALALFGAPQSISATVKQQRDNAQVPDYVHLQLHYADKEVILHASALTALPPPRFTVHGTRGSYVINGLDVQEDQLKAGLRPGDPDFGKNAAGLLREADGDRDTQSACATQDGDYVGFYRALAASVLDGKPFPVAAQDAVDVMTIIDLAIRSDAEGRRLPFLPAGDA